One stretch of Bacillota bacterium DNA includes these proteins:
- a CDS encoding DUF126 domain-containing protein translates to MTKVVLKGHRVVKGRAEGEALVGKDAISFWGGVDPDTGVVQEHGHDLQGNCVAGKILVYTTGKGSVGGSARLYSMIRKGVGPKAIVNVDAESVTTIGAIMGGIPVVDHLDQDPTNIIKTGDYVIVDADNGVVEVIKATEERH, encoded by the coding sequence ATGACGAAAGTGGTACTGAAGGGCCACCGCGTAGTCAAGGGCAGGGCTGAAGGCGAGGCCCTGGTCGGAAAGGACGCCATAAGCTTCTGGGGCGGTGTCGACCCTGATACAGGAGTTGTCCAGGAGCACGGGCACGATCTCCAAGGAAATTGCGTGGCAGGCAAGATTCTTGTGTATACCACGGGGAAGGGCTCAGTTGGTGGGTCGGCCAGGCTCTACAGCATGATCAGAAAGGGAGTAGGACCAAAGGCCATTGTCAACGTGGATGCAGAGAGTGTGACGACCATAGGAGCAATCATGGGTGGCATACCTGTTGTCGACCACCTGGACCAGGACCCCACCAATATCATAAAGACTGGTGACTACGTCATCGTCGACGCGGACAATGGTGTGGTGGAAGTCATCAAGGCCACGGAGGAAAGACACTAA
- a CDS encoding aldehyde ferredoxin oxidoreductase, with protein sequence MKTFLRVRMNDLTVRFEGVPKAYERLGGRALTSRLVSDEVPPDCNPLGPKNRLVLAPGLLGGLTASSVGRLSVGGKSPLTGGIKEANAGGTPATKLARLGIKAIIVEGIPAGDVMDTGPFTLVIRTSGAELVRCAELGGLGVYESASRLAVAYGGKAGLVLIGPAGEMKLAAAGIACTDLDGAPTRYAGRGGLGAVMGSKGLKAIVVDDTGTSGVDIADPELYRAILKDYTRTVASAPGTLIYKEYGTAAMSDNTNALGGLPTRNFSTGTFELAEQVSGRRLRDVIIERNGKPSHRCMAGCAIECSNVFPCKDGSVVSPLEYETIGLLGPNCGIGDLDAIATLNCLCNDYGLDTIDTGGALGVAMEAGLIKFGDSKAAIELLREVPKGTVLGRLIGSGGAVVGKVLGVLHVPAVKGQVMAAYEPRAIKGLGVTYATSPMGADHTAGNTIRQPIDHRSPEGQVEASRKAQIGAAVYDSLGACLFVGVGLAGRLDYLVGLVNARYAWDWTPDDVMELGKTALRTEVEFNRKAGLAPASDDLPDFFREEANPAVGTTFDVPKEELRRVLSDM encoded by the coding sequence GTGAAGACGTTCCTACGGGTTCGCATGAACGACCTGACCGTGCGCTTTGAGGGAGTCCCGAAGGCATACGAACGGTTGGGCGGGCGCGCTCTGACTTCGCGGCTAGTGTCTGATGAGGTGCCGCCTGACTGCAATCCGCTTGGTCCGAAGAACAGACTCGTGCTGGCACCGGGTCTGCTCGGGGGACTCACGGCCTCCAGTGTCGGCCGGCTGTCGGTCGGAGGTAAGAGCCCGCTGACCGGAGGCATAAAGGAAGCGAACGCAGGCGGTACACCTGCTACCAAGCTGGCGAGACTCGGGATCAAAGCGATCATAGTCGAAGGAATTCCGGCTGGAGATGTCATGGACACGGGCCCCTTTACCCTTGTCATCAGGACCTCCGGCGCGGAACTCGTCCGATGCGCCGAACTAGGGGGCCTCGGCGTGTACGAAAGCGCCAGTCGGCTTGCAGTAGCTTATGGAGGGAAGGCCGGCCTGGTATTGATCGGACCCGCGGGAGAGATGAAGCTCGCTGCTGCTGGAATAGCCTGTACGGACCTGGACGGCGCACCGACTAGGTACGCCGGTAGAGGCGGCCTCGGGGCGGTGATGGGTTCAAAGGGATTGAAGGCGATCGTTGTGGACGACACTGGGACATCAGGTGTGGACATCGCAGACCCCGAGTTGTATCGGGCTATCTTAAAGGACTACACGCGCACGGTCGCGAGTGCCCCGGGAACGCTGATATACAAGGAATATGGCACCGCCGCAATGAGCGACAACACCAACGCCCTTGGAGGCCTACCTACTCGAAACTTCTCGACAGGAACCTTTGAGCTTGCAGAGCAGGTGTCCGGAAGACGACTGCGGGATGTCATCATTGAGAGAAACGGGAAACCCTCCCACAGGTGTATGGCTGGGTGTGCCATCGAGTGTTCAAACGTGTTCCCGTGCAAGGACGGAAGCGTGGTGTCCCCGCTTGAGTACGAAACCATAGGGCTTCTGGGTCCAAACTGCGGCATCGGCGACTTGGATGCAATCGCAACTCTGAATTGCCTCTGCAATGACTATGGACTGGACACGATAGACACCGGTGGTGCGCTGGGCGTGGCCATGGAGGCCGGGCTGATCAAGTTCGGCGATTCCAAGGCTGCGATTGAGTTGCTCCGAGAGGTCCCGAAAGGGACGGTGCTTGGCAGACTGATAGGATCGGGCGGCGCCGTTGTCGGGAAGGTGCTGGGAGTATTACACGTTCCAGCTGTGAAAGGGCAGGTTATGGCGGCTTACGAGCCCAGAGCTATCAAGGGCCTAGGGGTTACCTACGCAACCTCACCCATGGGTGCGGATCATACGGCGGGAAACACCATACGCCAGCCAATAGACCATCGGTCACCCGAGGGGCAAGTGGAGGCGTCACGGAAAGCGCAAATCGGGGCTGCGGTTTACGACTCCCTTGGAGCGTGCTTGTTTGTGGGAGTGGGTCTGGCGGGCAGACTGGACTACCTTGTGGGACTTGTCAACGCCCGATACGCCTGGGATTGGACCCCTGATGATGTCATGGAACTGGGAAAGACGGCTCTCAGAACCGAGGTTGAGTTCAACCGGAAGGCGGGATTGGCTCCAGCCTCTGACGACCTGCCGGACTTCTTCCGGGAGGAGGCCAATCCGGCTGTAGGTACGACGTTCGACGTTCCAAAAGAGGAGCTGCGCAGGGTTCTATCTGACATGTGA
- a CDS encoding TRAP transporter permease: MREQVTTQPSNAAMPEEEQDSGGKRHLTGVLKSVAGVIAIVLSLFHLYTGYFGILAPPIPHEFSFRAAHLMFAMTLVFLLYLPNKSAGSSPFWRKFTLAMDIVLSILGVIGVGYLVVNFPDAYLRAGMSYQWEYWLAAITLVLVLEAARRAMGPSIPIIAVVFILYARYGQWAPEAIAHAGFSWRRILTSVYLMWDGILGTALQSSAQYVFLFILFGAFLKISGGGEFFINLALAMFGRVRGGPAKAAVVSSALMGTISGSSVANVVTTGSFTIPLMKRIGYDSFFAGAVEAVASSGGQIMPPIMGAAAFVMSEMINVPYATICLAALMPAILYYVALFLMVDLEAKRKGLKGIPRKDLPSTRRVLAEGWQFLIPLALIVTLLVLKYSPMKAGFAAILCTLAVTFFRKETRMDLPKVLQALKDGAFTAAGIACACGALGIIISMVLMSGLATKLSTLLIELSGGHLIILLILTMLSSIIMGMGLPTIACYVILSVLVAPALVKMGLPALVAHLFIFYFGSLSHITPPVAIAAYAAAGIAQANPMRTGFTAWRLGLTGFIVPYIFVYGREILLGVTGASATATVFVIISAIIGVTALAMSLSGVPILSKGTSLAIPQRAMLFLASMLLIQPGYVTDTVGLVLMALAMLTSGGLTRSGAQVSDSRNAG, translated from the coding sequence ATGAGAGAGCAAGTGACCACCCAGCCCAGTAATGCTGCAATGCCAGAAGAAGAACAGGACTCCGGAGGGAAAAGGCACCTTACGGGCGTGTTGAAGTCCGTAGCTGGGGTAATTGCCATTGTTTTGTCACTGTTTCATCTGTACACAGGATACTTCGGCATCCTGGCACCACCCATACCACATGAATTCTCCTTCAGAGCTGCACATCTTATGTTTGCGATGACCCTGGTGTTCTTGCTCTACCTTCCCAATAAGTCGGCGGGTTCATCTCCATTCTGGCGAAAGTTCACACTCGCAATGGACATCGTGCTCAGCATTCTCGGAGTCATAGGCGTGGGCTACTTGGTCGTGAACTTCCCAGACGCGTACCTCAGGGCGGGGATGTCATATCAGTGGGAATACTGGCTCGCCGCTATCACGTTAGTGTTGGTGCTAGAGGCTGCTAGGCGCGCAATGGGTCCCAGCATTCCAATAATCGCAGTAGTGTTCATCCTCTATGCCCGCTACGGGCAGTGGGCACCTGAAGCTATTGCCCACGCAGGTTTCTCCTGGCGCAGAATCCTGACATCCGTTTACCTGATGTGGGATGGAATCCTCGGGACTGCCCTGCAATCGTCCGCGCAGTATGTCTTCCTCTTCATCCTGTTCGGCGCGTTCCTTAAGATATCCGGTGGGGGAGAGTTCTTCATCAACCTGGCGCTTGCGATGTTTGGCCGCGTCAGGGGTGGACCGGCCAAGGCCGCAGTTGTTTCGAGCGCGCTCATGGGGACCATCTCAGGCAGCTCCGTGGCGAACGTTGTGACGACGGGGAGTTTCACCATACCGCTGATGAAGAGGATCGGGTACGATTCATTCTTCGCCGGAGCAGTCGAAGCTGTTGCATCGAGCGGAGGGCAGATTATGCCCCCGATCATGGGCGCTGCAGCCTTTGTCATGTCGGAGATGATCAACGTCCCTTATGCCACGATCTGTCTGGCTGCTCTTATGCCGGCAATCCTGTATTACGTGGCACTCTTCCTCATGGTCGATCTCGAGGCGAAGCGCAAAGGGCTGAAAGGAATACCACGGAAGGATCTACCGAGTACAAGGCGTGTGTTGGCCGAGGGGTGGCAGTTCCTGATCCCTCTGGCCCTCATTGTTACACTTCTCGTTCTCAAGTACTCGCCAATGAAAGCGGGGTTCGCCGCAATCCTATGCACGCTTGCTGTGACGTTCTTCCGGAAGGAGACCCGGATGGACCTGCCTAAGGTGTTGCAGGCGCTGAAGGATGGGGCCTTTACTGCGGCAGGGATAGCCTGTGCGTGCGGGGCGCTGGGTATTATCATATCGATGGTGCTAATGAGCGGCTTGGCGACCAAACTGTCCACGCTCCTGATAGAGCTGTCTGGCGGGCATCTGATAATCCTCCTGATCCTGACCATGCTGAGTTCGATAATCATGGGGATGGGTCTTCCGACGATCGCGTGCTACGTGATCTTGTCAGTGCTCGTGGCACCGGCTTTGGTGAAGATGGGGTTGCCGGCCCTGGTTGCACACCTGTTCATCTTCTATTTCGGATCGTTGTCCCACATCACGCCGCCAGTGGCGATCGCAGCCTACGCTGCCGCAGGCATCGCACAGGCCAATCCCATGAGAACCGGCTTCACGGCTTGGCGGCTCGGGCTAACGGGGTTCATCGTTCCGTATATCTTCGTGTACGGCCGTGAGATCCTGCTCGGCGTGACTGGTGCATCAGCGACCGCCACAGTGTTCGTGATTATCTCCGCTATCATAGGAGTCACAGCTCTAGCCATGTCACTGTCTGGTGTGCCCATCCTGTCGAAAGGAACCAGTTTAGCAATACCGCAGAGGGCGATGCTCTTTCTCGCGTCGATGCTGCTGATTCAACCTGGATATGTGACCGACACCGTAGGGCTCGTGCTGATGGCTCTTGCAATGCTGACCAGTGGTGGTCTCACCCGCAGCGGGGCGCAGGTGTCAGATTCGCGAAACGCAGGTTAG